In Centroberyx gerrardi isolate f3 chromosome 11, fCenGer3.hap1.cur.20231027, whole genome shotgun sequence, the following are encoded in one genomic region:
- the fam76b gene encoding protein FAM76B produces MATSALYACTKCNQRYPFEELSQGQQLCKECRIAHPIVKCTYCRSEFQQESKTNTICKKCAQNVKQFGTPKPCQYCNIIAAFIGTKCQRCTNSEKKYGPPQTCEQCKQQCAFDRKEEGRRKVDGKLLCWLCTLSYRRVLQKTKEQRKGFGSSNSSSLNEKDHHSRQHHHHHHHQHRHSSSHHKLSGSLSPEQEQGLWKQSHKSSSIQKETPKKKPKLEMKPSNGDSSSITQSMDSGGTDNFILISQLKEEVMSLKRLLQQRDQTILEKDRKLTELKADFQYQESNMRVKMNNMEKAHKESMEQQQAKNRELMKQVAALSKGKKFDRTGSSLLLP; encoded by the exons ATGGCAACGTCGGCTCTGTACGCCTGTACGAAGTGTAACCAGCGGTACCCTTTCGAAGAACTGTCGCAGGGGCAGCAACTGTGCAAg GAGTGTCGCATCGCACATCCAATAGTGAAGTGCACATACTGCAGATCTGAGTTTCAGCAGGAAAG taaaacaaataCAATCTGCAAGAAATGTGCCCAGAACGTCAAACAATTTGGGACA CCCAAACCCTGCCAGTACTGTAACATCATTGCAGCTTTTATAGGGACAAAGTGCCAGCGTTGTACTAACTCAGAAAAGAAATATGGACCTCCGCAGACTTGTGAGCAGTGCAAACAGCAATGCGCCTTTGACCGTAAGGAGGAAGGCAGGAGaaag GTGGATGGGAAGCTGCTGTGCTGGCTCTGCACTCTGTCCTACCGCCGTGTCCTGCAGAAGACCAAGGAGCAGAGGAAGGGCTTCGGctcctccaactcctcctccCTGAACGAGAAAGACCACCACTCCAGAcagcaccatcaccaccaccaccaccaacacagacacagcagctcTCACCACAA ACTGAGTGGGAGCTTAAGTCCAGAGCAGGAGCAGGGACTGTGGAAGCAGAG CCATAAATCGTCTTCAATCCAGAAGGAGACTCCAAAGAAGAAACCAAAACTGGAGATGAAGCCATCCAATGGGGACAG TAGTTCCATCACCCAGTCTATGGATTCTGGCGGAACGGACAACTTCATCCTCATCAGCCAGCTGAAGGAGGAAGTAATGTCACTAAAGAGACTCCTGCAGCAAAGGGACCAGACCATTCTAGAGAAGGATCGCAAG CTCACAGAGCTCAAAGCAGACTTTCAATACCAGGAATCCAATATGAGAGTGAAGATGAACAACATGGAGAAAGCGCACAAAGAGTCCATGGAACAGCAACAG GCTAAGAACAGAGAGCTGATGAAACAAGTGGCTGCCCTCTCCAAGGGGAAAAAGTTTGACCGGACAGGAAGTTCACTGCTCTTACCCTAA